Proteins encoded together in one Aphis gossypii isolate Hap1 unplaced genomic scaffold, ASM2018417v2 Contig00404, whole genome shotgun sequence window:
- the LOC126554030 gene encoding zinc finger MYM-type protein 1-like translates to GHRDSKKLIVEQENDKLIQNQGNFREILKYRAQGDDHLKSFLEAEGTIKYTNVTHQIEIIESCNKIILNKIVTNINSQRCFTILADETADIGGIEQVSLCARYLDDENMIIKEEFLQFVPTTDTIGKGLADIIIQNLHSFGIETKYLRGQGYDGCASMSGQFNGVQAIIHQTHPLVTYAAHVLNFAVLIHILYKKHEIV, encoded by the coding sequence AGGACATCGAGATTCTAAGAAACTTATTGTTGAACAAGAAAATGACAAGCTTATCCAAAACCAGGGAAATTTTagggaaatattaaaatatagagcCCAAGGAGATGaccatttaaaatcatttttggaaGCCGAaggaacaataaaatatacaaatgtaaCACATCAAATAGAAATCATTGAATCctgcaataaaattattttaaataaaattgtaactaaCATAAATTCTCAAAGATGTTTTACAATACTTGCTGATGAAACAGCCGACATTGGTGGAATCGAACAAGTATCTTTATGTGCACGCTATTTAGATgatgaaaatatgattatcaAGGAAGAATTTCTTCAGTTTGTGCCTACTACAGATACTATTGGAAAAGGTTTAgccgatattattatacaaaatttacatTCATTTGGTATAGAAACAAAATACCTAAGAGGGCAGGGTTACGATGGATGTGCATCTATGTCAGGTCAATTTAACGGAGTTCAAGCTATTATTCACCAAACTCACCCACTTGTGACGTATGCTGCTCATGTCTTAAATTTTGCTGTTCTTATTCATATTCTATACAAGAAACACGAAATTGTTTAG